A single window of Columba livia isolate bColLiv1 breed racing homer chromosome 16, bColLiv1.pat.W.v2, whole genome shotgun sequence DNA harbors:
- the OSBPL2 gene encoding oxysterol-binding protein-related protein 2 isoform X1, producing the protein MNSEEEFYDAVTGFDSDNSSGDFSEANHKVAEMLDLDPHQSNRTGKHNGETEIQENGIKRHRTSLPAPMFSRSDFSVWSILKKCIGLELSKITMPIVFNEPLSFLQRITEYMEHIYLINKACSHADPLERMQAVAAFAVSAVASQWERTGKPFNPLLGETYELTREDLGFRFISEQVSHHPPISAFYSEGLNKDFIFHGSIYPKLKFWGKSIEAEPRGTITLELLKHNEAYTWTNPTCCVHNVIIGKLWLEQYGTVEIVNHSTGDKCVLNFKPCGLFGKELHRVEGYIQDKNRKKLCVIYGKWTECLWCTDPTTYETYKKNEKRGGEQKKLKPSEDVIKSENDEADDMPEVQDTVQFIPGSKLLWRINCRPPNSSQMYNFTSFAVSLNELEKGMEAILAPTDCRLRPDIRNMENGNMDVASKEKERLEEKQRAARKERAKDEVEWHTRWFHQGTNPYTGTSDWLYSGGYFDRNFSDCPDIY; encoded by the exons ATGAATAGTGAAGAAGAGTTCTATGATGCCGTTACGG GCTTTGATTCCGACAATTCTTCAGGAGACTTTTCAGAAGCAAATCATAAAGTTGCAGAAATGCTCGATCTAGATCCACACCAAAGCAATAGGACCGGAAAGCACAATGGAGAGACAGAGATTCAAGAAAATGGAATTAAGAGACACAG GACATCATTACCTGCCCCGATGTTTTCCAGAAGTGATTTTAGTGTGTggagcatattaaaaaaatgcattggaCTG GAGCTGTCCAAGATTACGATGCCTATTGTCTTCAATGAGCCATTGAGTTTCCTTCAACGGATAACAGAATATATGGAACATATATACCTCATTAATAAGGCTTGTAGTCATGCGGACCCCCTGGAAAGAATGCAA GCTGTAGCTGCTTTTGCAGTTTCTGCTGTAGCTTCTCAGTGGGAGAGAACTGGCAAGCCATTTAACCCGCTGTTAGGAGAAACCTATGAATTAACCAG GGAGGATTTAGGATTTAGGTTTATATCTGAACAAGTCAGCCACCACCCACCTATTAGTGCATTTTATTCTGAAGGCCTCAATAAGGACTTTATTTTTCATGGATCAATCTATCCCAAACTAAAATTCTGGGGAAAGAGTATAGAAGCGGAGCCTCGGGGAACAATTACTTTGGAGCTTCTGAA ACATAACGAAGCCTACACGTGGACAAATCCAACCTGCTGTGTACATAATGTAATTATTGGTAAACTGTGGTTAGAACAATACGGAACGGTAGAAATTGTAAATCACAG TACTGGAGATAAATGTGTCCTTAATTTTAAACCGTGTGGCCTGTTTGGGAAGGAGCTTCACCGAGTAGAGGGCTACATTCAGGACAAGAA cagaAAGAAGCTGTGCGTGATCTATGGCAAGTGGACGGAATGTTTGTGGTGCACCGATCCCACTACGTACGAGACttacaaaaagaatgaaaagagagGTGGTGAGCAGAAGAAATTGAAGCCG AGTGAAGATGTTATTAAATCTGAAAATGATGAGGCCGATGATATGCCAGAGGTTCAAGACACGGTGCAGTTCATACCAGGCAGTAAATTGCTTTGGAGAATAAACTGTCGGCCACCAAACTCATCACAG ATGTACAATTTCACCAGTTTTGCTGTGAGTCTCAATGAGTTGGAAAAGGGCATGGAAGCAATATTGGCTCCCACTGACTGCCGGCTGCGGCCGGATATCAGAAACATGGAGAATGGCAACATGG ATGTGGCtagtaaagaaaaagagagactaGAAGAGAAACAACGAGCCGCTCGCAAGGAGCGTGCAAAGGATGAAGTGGAGTGGCACACACG gtGGTTTCATCAAGGCACTAACCCGTACACTGGGACTTCAGATTGGCTGTACTCAGGTGGCTATTTCGATAGAAATTTCTCAGACTGTCCTGACATATACTGA
- the OSBPL2 gene encoding oxysterol-binding protein-related protein 2 isoform X2 encodes MWKKKAKKTRVTGFDSDNSSGDFSEANHKVAEMLDLDPHQSNRTGKHNGETEIQENGIKRHRTSLPAPMFSRSDFSVWSILKKCIGLELSKITMPIVFNEPLSFLQRITEYMEHIYLINKACSHADPLERMQAVAAFAVSAVASQWERTGKPFNPLLGETYELTREDLGFRFISEQVSHHPPISAFYSEGLNKDFIFHGSIYPKLKFWGKSIEAEPRGTITLELLKHNEAYTWTNPTCCVHNVIIGKLWLEQYGTVEIVNHSTGDKCVLNFKPCGLFGKELHRVEGYIQDKNRKKLCVIYGKWTECLWCTDPTTYETYKKNEKRGGEQKKLKPSEDVIKSENDEADDMPEVQDTVQFIPGSKLLWRINCRPPNSSQMYNFTSFAVSLNELEKGMEAILAPTDCRLRPDIRNMENGNMDVASKEKERLEEKQRAARKERAKDEVEWHTRWFHQGTNPYTGTSDWLYSGGYFDRNFSDCPDIY; translated from the exons ATGTGGAAGAAGAAGGCCAAGAAAACTAGAGTTACTG GCTTTGATTCCGACAATTCTTCAGGAGACTTTTCAGAAGCAAATCATAAAGTTGCAGAAATGCTCGATCTAGATCCACACCAAAGCAATAGGACCGGAAAGCACAATGGAGAGACAGAGATTCAAGAAAATGGAATTAAGAGACACAG GACATCATTACCTGCCCCGATGTTTTCCAGAAGTGATTTTAGTGTGTggagcatattaaaaaaatgcattggaCTG GAGCTGTCCAAGATTACGATGCCTATTGTCTTCAATGAGCCATTGAGTTTCCTTCAACGGATAACAGAATATATGGAACATATATACCTCATTAATAAGGCTTGTAGTCATGCGGACCCCCTGGAAAGAATGCAA GCTGTAGCTGCTTTTGCAGTTTCTGCTGTAGCTTCTCAGTGGGAGAGAACTGGCAAGCCATTTAACCCGCTGTTAGGAGAAACCTATGAATTAACCAG GGAGGATTTAGGATTTAGGTTTATATCTGAACAAGTCAGCCACCACCCACCTATTAGTGCATTTTATTCTGAAGGCCTCAATAAGGACTTTATTTTTCATGGATCAATCTATCCCAAACTAAAATTCTGGGGAAAGAGTATAGAAGCGGAGCCTCGGGGAACAATTACTTTGGAGCTTCTGAA ACATAACGAAGCCTACACGTGGACAAATCCAACCTGCTGTGTACATAATGTAATTATTGGTAAACTGTGGTTAGAACAATACGGAACGGTAGAAATTGTAAATCACAG TACTGGAGATAAATGTGTCCTTAATTTTAAACCGTGTGGCCTGTTTGGGAAGGAGCTTCACCGAGTAGAGGGCTACATTCAGGACAAGAA cagaAAGAAGCTGTGCGTGATCTATGGCAAGTGGACGGAATGTTTGTGGTGCACCGATCCCACTACGTACGAGACttacaaaaagaatgaaaagagagGTGGTGAGCAGAAGAAATTGAAGCCG AGTGAAGATGTTATTAAATCTGAAAATGATGAGGCCGATGATATGCCAGAGGTTCAAGACACGGTGCAGTTCATACCAGGCAGTAAATTGCTTTGGAGAATAAACTGTCGGCCACCAAACTCATCACAG ATGTACAATTTCACCAGTTTTGCTGTGAGTCTCAATGAGTTGGAAAAGGGCATGGAAGCAATATTGGCTCCCACTGACTGCCGGCTGCGGCCGGATATCAGAAACATGGAGAATGGCAACATGG ATGTGGCtagtaaagaaaaagagagactaGAAGAGAAACAACGAGCCGCTCGCAAGGAGCGTGCAAAGGATGAAGTGGAGTGGCACACACG gtGGTTTCATCAAGGCACTAACCCGTACACTGGGACTTCAGATTGGCTGTACTCAGGTGGCTATTTCGATAGAAATTTCTCAGACTGTCCTGACATATACTGA
- the OSBPL2 gene encoding oxysterol-binding protein-related protein 2 isoform X3 — protein sequence MNSEEEFYDAVTGFDSDNSSGDFSEANHKVAEMLDLDPHQSNRTGKHNGETEIQENGIKRHRTSLPAPMFSRSDFSVWSILKKCIGLELSKITMPIVFNEPLSFLQRITEYMEHIYLINKACSHADPLERMQAVAAFAVSAVASQWERTGKPFNPLLGETYELTREDLGFRFISEQVSHHPPISAFYSEGLNKDFIFHGSIYPKLKFWGKSIEAEPRGTITLELLKHNEAYTWTNPTCCVHNVIIGKLWLEQYGTVEIVNHSTGDKCVLNFKPCGLFGKELHRVEGYIQDKKKKLCVIYGKWTECLWCTDPTTYETYKKNEKRGGEQKKLKPSEDVIKSENDEADDMPEVQDTVQFIPGSKLLWRINCRPPNSSQMYNFTSFAVSLNELEKGMEAILAPTDCRLRPDIRNMENGNMDVASKEKERLEEKQRAARKERAKDEVEWHTRWFHQGTNPYTGTSDWLYSGGYFDRNFSDCPDIY from the exons ATGAATAGTGAAGAAGAGTTCTATGATGCCGTTACGG GCTTTGATTCCGACAATTCTTCAGGAGACTTTTCAGAAGCAAATCATAAAGTTGCAGAAATGCTCGATCTAGATCCACACCAAAGCAATAGGACCGGAAAGCACAATGGAGAGACAGAGATTCAAGAAAATGGAATTAAGAGACACAG GACATCATTACCTGCCCCGATGTTTTCCAGAAGTGATTTTAGTGTGTggagcatattaaaaaaatgcattggaCTG GAGCTGTCCAAGATTACGATGCCTATTGTCTTCAATGAGCCATTGAGTTTCCTTCAACGGATAACAGAATATATGGAACATATATACCTCATTAATAAGGCTTGTAGTCATGCGGACCCCCTGGAAAGAATGCAA GCTGTAGCTGCTTTTGCAGTTTCTGCTGTAGCTTCTCAGTGGGAGAGAACTGGCAAGCCATTTAACCCGCTGTTAGGAGAAACCTATGAATTAACCAG GGAGGATTTAGGATTTAGGTTTATATCTGAACAAGTCAGCCACCACCCACCTATTAGTGCATTTTATTCTGAAGGCCTCAATAAGGACTTTATTTTTCATGGATCAATCTATCCCAAACTAAAATTCTGGGGAAAGAGTATAGAAGCGGAGCCTCGGGGAACAATTACTTTGGAGCTTCTGAA ACATAACGAAGCCTACACGTGGACAAATCCAACCTGCTGTGTACATAATGTAATTATTGGTAAACTGTGGTTAGAACAATACGGAACGGTAGAAATTGTAAATCACAG TACTGGAGATAAATGTGTCCTTAATTTTAAACCGTGTGGCCTGTTTGGGAAGGAGCTTCACCGAGTAGAGGGCTACATTCAGGACAAGAA aAAGAAGCTGTGCGTGATCTATGGCAAGTGGACGGAATGTTTGTGGTGCACCGATCCCACTACGTACGAGACttacaaaaagaatgaaaagagagGTGGTGAGCAGAAGAAATTGAAGCCG AGTGAAGATGTTATTAAATCTGAAAATGATGAGGCCGATGATATGCCAGAGGTTCAAGACACGGTGCAGTTCATACCAGGCAGTAAATTGCTTTGGAGAATAAACTGTCGGCCACCAAACTCATCACAG ATGTACAATTTCACCAGTTTTGCTGTGAGTCTCAATGAGTTGGAAAAGGGCATGGAAGCAATATTGGCTCCCACTGACTGCCGGCTGCGGCCGGATATCAGAAACATGGAGAATGGCAACATGG ATGTGGCtagtaaagaaaaagagagactaGAAGAGAAACAACGAGCCGCTCGCAAGGAGCGTGCAAAGGATGAAGTGGAGTGGCACACACG gtGGTTTCATCAAGGCACTAACCCGTACACTGGGACTTCAGATTGGCTGTACTCAGGTGGCTATTTCGATAGAAATTTCTCAGACTGTCCTGACATATACTGA